In the genome of Bryobacteraceae bacterium, one region contains:
- a CDS encoding TatD family hydrolase — MTIDSHCHLDDECFAIDRDAVIGRALDAGVRMMMTIGTGSGPPDLEAAIRLADNHDCVWATVGVHPHDAGKAAPETFRRLESLLRHPKVLALGEIGLDYHYDHAPRDVQRRVFEAQLDIALRAGKPIVIHTREAWEDTFAILEKRWIPEAGGIMHCFSGGPLEAERSLGLGFHLSFSGIVTYPKATEVQQAAAIVPLDRLLVETDAPYLAPAPHRGKRNEPAFVVETATRIAALRGVSAEAIGEAAARNFADLFRLPGLP; from the coding sequence GTGACCATCGATTCGCACTGCCATCTCGACGACGAATGCTTCGCGATTGATCGTGACGCCGTGATCGGCCGCGCCCTCGACGCCGGCGTGCGAATGATGATGACCATCGGGACCGGGTCCGGCCCGCCTGACCTCGAAGCCGCCATCCGCCTCGCCGACAACCACGATTGCGTCTGGGCGACCGTCGGCGTCCATCCGCACGACGCCGGCAAGGCGGCCCCCGAAACTTTCAGGCGTCTGGAATCCCTCCTGCGACATCCAAAGGTTTTGGCGCTCGGAGAGATCGGCCTCGATTACCACTACGACCACGCGCCCCGCGACGTGCAGCGCCGCGTCTTCGAGGCGCAGCTCGATATCGCGCTCCGCGCCGGAAAACCGATCGTGATTCATACCCGTGAAGCCTGGGAAGATACGTTCGCCATCCTCGAAAAGCGCTGGATTCCGGAAGCGGGCGGGATCATGCACTGTTTCTCCGGCGGGCCGCTCGAGGCGGAGCGCTCTCTCGGCCTCGGCTTTCACCTCAGCTTCTCCGGCATCGTCACTTATCCGAAGGCCACCGAGGTCCAGCAGGCCGCGGCCATTGTGCCGCTGGACCGGCTGCTCGTCGAGACCGACGCGCCCTACCTCGCGCCGGCGCCGCACCGGGGAAAGCGAAACGAACCGGCGTTTGTCGTCGAAACCGCCACTCGGATTGCCGCGCTCCGCGGCGTCTCCGCGGAAGCCATCGGAGAGGCGGCAGCGCGCAATTTCGCCGATCTGTTTCGGCTGCCGGGTTTGCCATGA
- a CDS encoding PadR family transcriptional regulator, whose protein sequence is MSTLRFPIPQGTLDMLILQILSLQPNHGYGIAQRLEQISESVFQVNQGSLYPALHRLEQRGWLAAEWKQTDTGRAAKYYSLTRSGRKQLAAEKAGWDKLAGAVRLVFGEAY, encoded by the coding sequence ATGTCGACGCTTCGCTTCCCGATTCCCCAAGGCACCTTGGACATGCTGATTCTCCAGATTCTTTCCCTTCAGCCTAACCACGGCTACGGCATCGCGCAAAGGCTGGAGCAGATTTCCGAATCCGTGTTTCAGGTGAACCAGGGATCGCTCTATCCGGCGCTGCACCGGCTGGAGCAGCGGGGATGGCTGGCCGCCGAGTGGAAGCAGACCGACACGGGCCGGGCGGCGAAGTATTATTCGCTTACGCGTTCAGGGAGAAAGCAGCTCGCCGCGGAGAAGGCAGGGTGGGACAAGCTGGCGGGAGCGGTGCGGTTGGTATTCGGCGAAGCGTACTGA
- a CDS encoding polyprenyl synthetase family protein, producing the protein MSISRIGQALTAREIRDLVGSDLARVEREINLESVASVEAVTAISKYLQSNGGKRLRPMLLLLCSKLCGETTDSAIRLGAVVEMIHAATLIHDDVIDEAASRRGKPSANVLWGNQTCVLSGDWLYMQAFQVALRERNFTILDVLISLTQMMVEGELLQLQRIGKIDLTEADYMELIDRKTASLFSACARLGALVAGADEATDSRLGEYAWNLGMAFQLVDDILDFTARESILGKPVGNDLREGKVTLPLIYALAQATPGERDLINAVLADRHYERVPFSRILDIIHRYRGIEQARARAHAFTDKARALIGAFPESPYQRALHTVTELIIERDH; encoded by the coding sequence ATGAGCATCAGCCGTATAGGGCAGGCTCTGACAGCCCGTGAGATTCGAGACCTGGTGGGGTCCGATCTCGCACGCGTCGAGCGGGAAATCAACCTCGAGTCGGTCGCTTCGGTCGAAGCGGTCACCGCCATCAGCAAATACCTTCAGTCGAACGGCGGCAAGCGGCTTCGCCCGATGCTCTTGCTGCTCTGCAGCAAGCTCTGCGGCGAAACGACAGACTCGGCGATCCGGCTCGGCGCCGTCGTCGAGATGATCCACGCCGCGACGCTCATCCACGACGACGTCATCGACGAAGCAGCGTCGCGCCGCGGCAAGCCCTCCGCCAACGTTCTTTGGGGTAACCAGACGTGTGTCCTCTCCGGGGACTGGCTCTACATGCAGGCCTTCCAGGTGGCTCTCCGCGAGCGGAATTTCACCATCCTCGACGTCCTGATTTCGCTCACCCAGATGATGGTGGAGGGCGAACTGCTTCAACTCCAGCGCATCGGCAAGATCGATTTGACCGAAGCGGACTACATGGAGCTGATCGACCGCAAGACGGCCAGCCTGTTCTCCGCCTGCGCCCGGCTGGGCGCTCTCGTCGCGGGCGCCGACGAGGCCACCGACTCGCGCCTCGGCGAGTATGCCTGGAACCTCGGCATGGCCTTTCAGCTCGTGGATGATATCCTCGACTTCACCGCCCGCGAATCGATACTCGGCAAGCCCGTCGGCAATGATCTTCGCGAAGGCAAAGTGACGCTTCCCCTGATCTACGCGCTGGCCCAGGCCACTCCCGGCGAACGGGACCTGATCAACGCCGTGCTGGCGGACCGCCACTACGAGCGCGTCCCCTTCTCACGGATCCTCGATATCATCCATCGCTATCGGGGCATCGAACAGGCTCGTGCGCGCGCTCATGCGTTCACCGACAAAGCCCGCGCGCTGATCGGCGCATTCCCGGAGTCCCCATACCAGCGCGCCCTGCACACGGTCACCGAACTGATCATCGAACGCGACCACTGA